A section of the Apodemus sylvaticus chromosome 10, mApoSyl1.1, whole genome shotgun sequence genome encodes:
- the Gpr142 gene encoding probable G-protein coupled receptor 142, with translation MNLILNPHGHICDLYQHADLLWSLVSSCANTDRQLAKWACRPGTMGLEGPETAAHPQVTPLPTANGSNPRYDGVDGHWPEIPERSPCVAGIIPVIYYSVLLSLGLPVNVLTTVALARLAARTRKPSYHYLLALTASDIVTQVIIIFIGFLLQGAVLARQVPQAVVRTANILEFAANHASVWIAVLFTVDRYNALCRPLRHWATSSPGRTHRAIAAVLGVTLLTGIPFYWWLDVWRDADPPSTMDRFLKWAHCLIVYFIPCSVFLVTNSAIILRLRKRGQRGLRPWVSKSTAILLGVTSLFALLWAPRISVMLYHLYVAPVYRDWRVHLALDIANMLAMLNTAVNFGLYCFISKTFRVTVRQVIHDVYMACTLKSRPKGTVAVELVLKSVGTELLS, from the exons ATGAACTTGATTTTAAATCCCCACGGCCACATCTGTGACCTCTACCAACATGCTGATCTTCTCTGGTCCTTGGTCTCCTCGTGTGCTAACACAGATAGGCAGTTAGCTAAGTGGGCCTGCC GACCCGGAACTATGGGACTTGAGGGACCAGAGACAG CTGCGCATCCACAAGTGACCCCGCTGCCTACAGCCAATGGGAGTAACCCAAGATACGATGGTGTGGATGGCCACTGGCCAGAGATCCCAGAGAGGTCGCCCTGTGTAGCTGGTATCATACCTGTCATCTATTACAGTGTCCTACTGAGCCTGGGGCTGCCTG TCAACGTCCTGACCACAGTGGCGCTGGCCCGCCTTGCTGCCAGGACCAGGAAACCCTCCTACCACTATCTCCTGGCACTCACGGCTTCAGATATCGTCACCCAAGTGATCATCATCTTCATAGGCTTCCTCCTACAGGGAGCCGTGCTGGCCCGCCAGGTACCCCAGGCCGTGGTGCGCACAGCTAACATCCTGGAGTTTGCTGCCAATCACGCCTCTGTCTGGATCGCGGTCTTGTTCACGGTCGATCGCTACAACGCCCTGTGCCGCCCCCTGCGCCACTGGGCCACCTCGTCCCCAGGTCGTACCCACCGCGCTATTGCTGCCGTCCTTGGCGTTACCCTGCTGACCGGCATCCCGTTCTACTGGTGGCTGGATGTGTGGAGGGATGCAGACCCTCCTAGCACCATGGACAGATTCCTCAAGTGGGCTCACTGCCTCATCGTCTACTTCATTCCCTGCAGTGTTTTCCTGGTCACCAACTCTGCCATCATCCTTCGCCTACGGAAGAGGGGCCAGAGAGGGCTGCGGCCCTGGGTGAGCAAGAGCACAGCCATCCTCCTGGGTGTCACCTCCCTCTTCGCTCTCCTCTGGGCACCGCGCATTTCTGTCATGCTGTACCATCTGTATGTGGCTCCTGTCTACCGGGACTGGAGGGTCCACCTGGCGCTGGACATAGCCAACATGTTGGCCATGCTCAACACAGCGGTCAACTTTGGCCTCTATTGCTTCATCAGCAAGACTTTCAGAGTCACAGTCCGACAGGTCATCCATGATGTCTACATGGCTTGCACCTTAAAGTCACGGCCAAAGGGAACGGTGGCGGTGGAACTTGTGCTGAAGTCGGTAGGGACAGAGCTGTTGAGCTAA